Proteins encoded together in one Micromonospora auratinigra window:
- the leuD gene encoding 3-isopropylmalate dehydratase small subunit, translating to MDKFTTHTGTAVPLRRSNVDTDQIIPAVYLKRVTRTGFADGLFNAWREDPSFVLNNPAYSGASILLAGPEFGTGSSREHAVWALRDWGFRAVISPRFGDIFRGNALKEGLLPVELELKAVEELWDLVESEPTTTITVDLTARQVHAGDATWSFPLDDHSRWRLMEGLDDIGLTLRHEAEIGVYEASRPSFLPSVG from the coding sequence ATGGACAAGTTCACCACCCACACCGGCACCGCCGTGCCGCTGCGCCGGTCCAACGTGGACACCGACCAGATCATCCCCGCCGTGTACCTCAAGCGGGTGACCCGGACCGGTTTCGCGGACGGGCTGTTCAACGCGTGGCGGGAGGACCCGTCATTCGTTCTCAACAACCCCGCTTATTCGGGCGCGTCGATTCTTCTCGCCGGCCCCGAGTTCGGTACCGGGTCGTCCCGCGAGCACGCCGTCTGGGCGCTGCGGGACTGGGGCTTCCGGGCGGTGATCTCGCCCCGGTTCGGTGACATCTTCCGGGGCAACGCCCTCAAGGAAGGCCTCCTTCCGGTGGAGCTGGAATTGAAGGCGGTGGAGGAACTGTGGGATCTCGTGGAATCCGAGCCCACCACCACGATCACCGTCGACCTGACCGCCCGCCAGGTCCACGCCGGGGACGCCACCTGGTCCTTCCCGCTGGACGACCACAGCCGCTGGCGGCTGATGGAGGGCTTGGATGACATTGGACTGACCCTCCGGCACGAGGCCGAGATCGGCGTGTACGAGGCGTCCCGCCCGTCGTTCCTGCCCTCGGTCGGCTGA
- a CDS encoding endonuclease/exonuclease/phosphatase family protein, producing MRHRHLPTAAVALGVAVLLDVLRVWLPSIITIFGRAAETPAELLGAFALCWFLLALAAPSLVRRLGSRPVGLVAAGTLAASRLALTAAPGGRAQLWLACAGLLAGLVWLAATAASVDRPVPGLALGLAGAAVGHGLLGTEDLVWRGGVLGWTLSVLLVLAFLAASAATPAPPAAAPTTGTGTAARVTGARSWLLLGPALLLAGQVALAPALWSAAFVSGSRDFPGLYRSSVGSSSLLPVFPVLFFLLAALHWPATRLVRVLWPVVLLVGAGLFAAGWLVPAMLLTGVGLGGCLALTDTAATKAAGPDGAARGVPGADGVRRGYAAVGGMLVFAVATVVYYATYDLGYPNGWVPVGTAVLVALVAFAGPSTATPVLTGTPRWASVAPLVLLTVVALEIHRPVPTAVPPRTPATVVRVVAYNIRMGFGLDGRLDLDAVARVVRAGRADVVLLSEVDRGWLLNGGHDTLALLAQRLRLPYVFAPAADPVWGDAVLSRFPVRSGRTRPLAAHGAPTGAQALGITLDLGGRELAVVATHLQPPPGRGPVAQAREVAAFATRYAAGRPLVLGGDLNTEPGEPAFTAFTAAGLVDALAAARPLPTSPADDPRQQIDHVFVSPGIGAADVAAPRSTASDHLPVAVTLTLP from the coding sequence GTGCGGCACCGTCACCTCCCCACCGCCGCCGTCGCCCTGGGCGTGGCGGTCCTGCTGGACGTGCTGCGGGTCTGGCTGCCCTCGATCATCACCATCTTCGGCCGGGCCGCCGAGACGCCGGCGGAACTGCTCGGCGCCTTCGCCCTCTGCTGGTTCCTGCTGGCCCTGGCCGCGCCCAGCCTGGTACGCCGGCTGGGATCGCGCCCGGTCGGCCTGGTCGCGGCGGGGACGCTGGCGGCCAGCCGGCTCGCGCTGACCGCCGCCCCCGGCGGGCGGGCGCAGCTCTGGCTGGCCTGCGCCGGTCTGCTCGCCGGTCTGGTCTGGCTCGCCGCCACCGCCGCGTCGGTCGACCGGCCGGTTCCCGGCCTGGCGCTCGGCCTGGCCGGCGCGGCCGTCGGGCACGGCCTGCTCGGCACCGAGGACCTCGTCTGGCGGGGCGGTGTGCTCGGCTGGACGCTGAGCGTCCTGCTGGTCCTGGCCTTCCTGGCCGCCTCGGCGGCAACCCCCGCCCCGCCGGCAGCCGCCCCGACGACAGGAACGGGTACGGCCGCGCGCGTCACGGGGGCCCGGTCCTGGTTGCTGCTGGGGCCCGCGCTGCTGCTGGCCGGCCAGGTGGCGCTCGCCCCGGCCCTGTGGAGCGCCGCCTTCGTCAGCGGGTCGCGCGACTTTCCCGGCCTGTACCGGTCATCGGTGGGGAGTTCGTCGCTGCTCCCGGTCTTCCCGGTGCTGTTCTTCCTGCTGGCCGCGCTGCACTGGCCGGCGACCCGGCTCGTCCGGGTGCTCTGGCCGGTCGTGCTGCTGGTCGGCGCGGGGCTCTTCGCCGCCGGCTGGCTGGTGCCGGCGATGCTGCTCACCGGGGTAGGTCTCGGTGGCTGCCTGGCGCTGACCGACACCGCCGCCACCAAGGCGGCCGGGCCGGACGGCGCGGCACGCGGCGTACCGGGCGCTGACGGGGTGCGACGCGGGTACGCGGCCGTCGGCGGGATGCTCGTCTTCGCCGTCGCCACGGTGGTCTACTACGCCACCTACGACCTCGGCTACCCCAACGGGTGGGTGCCGGTCGGAACGGCCGTCCTGGTCGCCCTGGTGGCGTTCGCCGGGCCGTCCACAGCGACCCCGGTGCTCACCGGGACGCCGCGCTGGGCCAGCGTCGCGCCGCTGGTGCTGCTGACCGTGGTGGCCCTGGAGATCCACCGTCCGGTACCCACCGCCGTGCCACCCCGCACCCCCGCGACGGTGGTACGGGTGGTGGCGTACAACATCCGGATGGGGTTCGGGCTGGACGGCCGGCTGGACCTCGACGCGGTGGCCCGGGTGGTCCGGGCCGGCCGGGCCGACGTGGTGCTGCTCAGCGAGGTGGACCGCGGCTGGTTGCTCAACGGCGGCCACGACACCCTCGCCCTGCTGGCGCAACGACTGCGGCTGCCGTACGTCTTCGCGCCCGCCGCCGACCCGGTCTGGGGCGACGCGGTGCTGAGCCGCTTCCCGGTGCGCTCCGGCCGGACCCGGCCGCTCGCCGCGCACGGCGCGCCCACCGGGGCGCAGGCCCTCGGCATCACCCTCGACCTGGGCGGCCGCGAGCTCGCCGTGGTCGCCACCCACCTGCAACCGCCGCCGGGGCGGGGGCCGGTGGCCCAGGCCCGCGAGGTGGCCGCGTTCGCCACCCGGTACGCGGCCGGCCGCCCGCTGGTGCTGGGCGGCGACCTGAACACCGAGCCGGGCGAACCGGCGTTCACGGCGTTCACCGCCGCCGGCCTGGTCGACGCGCTGGCCGCCGCCCGGCCCCTGCCCACCAGCCCGGCCGACGACCCGCGCCAGCAGATCGACCACGTCTTCGTCTCGCCCGGTATCGGCGCGGCCGACGTGGCCGCCCCGCGCAGCACCGCCAGCGACCACCTGCCGGTCGCGGTGACCCTCACCCTGCCCTGA
- a CDS encoding fumarylacetoacetate hydrolase family protein yields MRIARFAHAKGMSFGVVEGEPEAGPQGLTIAEIEGHPFGQIQFSGARWALSDVRLLSPILPSKVVCVGRNYAEHAAEHGSEVPKEPLLFLKPSTSVIGPRDAIRLPIFSKQVEHEAELAVVIGAPGARRADRAAAERAIFGYTCANDVTARDLQRADGQWTRAKGFDSFCPIGPWITTGLDVSDLEVRCEVGRNPEEMEVRQLGRTKDMVFDVPALVSYISHVMTLLPGDVVLTGTPAGVSPLTDGDTVTVRIEGIGELTNPVVPVA; encoded by the coding sequence GTGCGTATCGCTCGTTTCGCTCATGCCAAGGGAATGTCGTTCGGGGTCGTCGAGGGCGAGCCGGAGGCCGGGCCGCAGGGCCTGACCATCGCCGAGATCGAGGGCCACCCGTTCGGTCAGATCCAGTTCTCGGGCGCCCGCTGGGCGCTCTCCGACGTGCGGCTGCTCTCGCCGATCCTGCCCAGCAAGGTGGTGTGTGTCGGCCGCAACTACGCCGAGCACGCCGCCGAGCACGGCAGCGAGGTGCCCAAGGAGCCGCTGCTCTTCCTCAAGCCCTCCACCTCGGTGATCGGCCCGCGGGACGCGATCCGGCTGCCGATCTTCTCCAAGCAGGTCGAGCACGAGGCCGAACTCGCCGTGGTCATCGGCGCCCCCGGCGCCCGCCGGGCCGACCGGGCCGCCGCCGAGCGGGCCATCTTCGGCTACACCTGCGCCAACGACGTCACCGCGCGGGACCTCCAGCGGGCCGACGGCCAGTGGACCCGCGCCAAGGGCTTCGACTCGTTCTGCCCGATCGGCCCGTGGATCACCACCGGGCTGGACGTCTCCGACCTCGAGGTCCGCTGCGAGGTGGGCCGCAACCCCGAGGAGATGGAGGTACGCCAGCTCGGCCGGACCAAGGACATGGTCTTCGACGTACCGGCCCTGGTGTCGTACATCTCCCACGTGATGACGCTGCTCCCCGGCGACGTGGTGCTGACCGGCACCCCGGCGGGGGTTAGCCCGCTCACGGACGGGGATACGGTCACGGTGCGGATCGAGGGGATCGGCGAACTCACCAACCCGGTGGTCCCGGTCGCCTGA
- the leuC gene encoding 3-isopropylmalate dehydratase large subunit: MVGVTQPRTLAEKVWDAHVVRSAEGEPDLLFIDLHLLHEVTSPQAFDGLRLAGRRVRRTDLTIATEDHNTPTGYDDPAFRSRRGDLLTIADPTSRTQIETLRRNCAEFGVRLHPLGDENQGIVHVIGPQLGLTQPGTTIVCGDSHTATHGAFGALAFGIGTSEVEHVLATQTLPQARPRTMAVNVVGELAPGVTAKDLVLALIAQVGTGGGRGHIVEYRGEAIRGLSMEGRMTIANMSIEWGAKAGMIAPDETTFAYLKGRPHAPQGSDWDAAVEYWRTLPTDEGAIFDTEVTLDAGRITPFVTWGTNPGQGVPLGATVPDPEEFVTEPERVAARRALEYMDLSPGTPLRDLAVDVVFVGSCTNGRLEDLRAAADVLRGHRVADGVRMLVVPGSAAVREAAEAEGLDKVFADAGAEWRFAGCSMCLGMNPDTLKPGERSASTSNRNFEGRQGRGGRTHLVSPPVAAATAVVGRLAAPADL, from the coding sequence ATGGTGGGAGTCACTCAACCGAGGACCCTGGCCGAGAAGGTCTGGGACGCGCACGTGGTCCGCTCCGCCGAGGGGGAGCCGGATCTGCTCTTCATCGACCTGCACCTGCTGCACGAGGTGACCAGCCCGCAGGCCTTCGACGGGCTGCGCCTGGCCGGCCGCCGGGTGCGCCGTACCGACCTGACCATCGCCACCGAGGACCACAACACCCCGACCGGGTACGACGACCCGGCGTTCCGGTCCCGGCGCGGCGACCTGCTCACCATCGCGGACCCCACCTCCCGCACCCAGATCGAGACGCTGCGCCGCAACTGCGCCGAGTTCGGCGTACGGCTGCACCCGCTGGGCGACGAGAACCAGGGCATCGTGCACGTCATCGGGCCGCAGCTGGGCCTCACCCAGCCCGGCACGACGATCGTCTGCGGCGACTCGCACACCGCCACCCACGGCGCGTTCGGCGCGCTGGCCTTCGGCATCGGCACCAGCGAGGTCGAGCACGTGCTGGCCACCCAGACGCTGCCGCAGGCCCGGCCGCGGACCATGGCGGTGAACGTGGTCGGCGAGCTGGCCCCGGGCGTCACCGCCAAGGACCTGGTGCTCGCCCTGATCGCCCAGGTGGGCACCGGCGGCGGGCGCGGCCACATCGTGGAGTACCGGGGCGAGGCGATCCGCGGCCTCTCCATGGAGGGGCGGATGACCATCGCCAACATGTCCATCGAGTGGGGCGCCAAGGCCGGCATGATCGCGCCGGACGAGACCACGTTCGCGTACCTCAAGGGGCGGCCGCACGCGCCGCAGGGGAGCGACTGGGACGCGGCGGTCGAGTACTGGCGGACGCTGCCCACCGACGAGGGCGCGATTTTCGACACCGAGGTCACCCTCGACGCCGGCCGGATCACCCCGTTCGTCACCTGGGGCACCAACCCGGGCCAGGGTGTGCCGCTGGGCGCGACCGTGCCCGACCCGGAGGAGTTCGTCACCGAGCCGGAGCGGGTGGCGGCCCGCCGGGCCCTGGAGTACATGGACCTCAGCCCCGGCACCCCGCTGCGCGACCTCGCGGTCGACGTGGTCTTCGTCGGCTCCTGCACCAACGGCCGGCTGGAGGACCTGCGGGCCGCCGCCGACGTGCTGCGCGGGCACCGGGTCGCCGACGGCGTACGGATGCTGGTGGTCCCCGGCTCCGCCGCGGTCCGCGAGGCGGCCGAGGCGGAGGGGCTGGACAAGGTCTTCGCCGACGCCGGCGCCGAGTGGCGCTTCGCCGGCTGCTCCATGTGCCTGGGCATGAACCCGGACACGCTCAAGCCGGGGGAGCGGTCGGCCTCGACCTCCAACCGCAACTTCGAGGGCCGCCAGGGCCGGGGCGGGCGTACCCACCTGGTGTCCCCGCCGGTCGCCGCCGCCACCGCCGTGGTCGGCCGGCTGGCCGCCCCCGCCGACCTGTAG
- a CDS encoding NUDIX domain-containing protein yields the protein MTDDGPGLIRAAGGVAWRPGPNGVEVCLVHRPRYGDWSLPKGKLDAGEHPMRAAVREVAEEADVRAVPQVRLPTVRYRSEGRPKRVDYWSMRAAVPGGFQPDTEVDEIAWLDVDAAVRRVSYPHDAEVLAAFAALPPVTGTVLLVRHAHAGKRGTWSGPDTGRPLDAEGRAQAQALAALVALVRPVRLLSASARRCVQTLDPAAARLDLPIEVAGELDEPRPGQQADECALAGAALLTALAAAGDPVAVCSQGKLIPGMLERLTGRSDDLTTPKGGGWLLAFTGDRLHAADRL from the coding sequence ATGACGGACGACGGGCCGGGGCTGATCCGGGCGGCGGGCGGGGTCGCCTGGCGGCCCGGGCCGAACGGCGTCGAGGTGTGCCTCGTGCACCGCCCCCGGTACGGCGACTGGTCGCTGCCCAAGGGCAAGCTGGACGCCGGCGAGCACCCGATGCGGGCCGCCGTCCGCGAGGTGGCCGAGGAGGCGGACGTCCGCGCGGTGCCGCAGGTGCGCCTGCCCACCGTGCGCTACCGCAGCGAGGGGCGGCCGAAACGGGTCGACTACTGGTCGATGCGGGCCGCGGTGCCGGGCGGTTTCCAGCCGGACACCGAGGTCGACGAGATCGCCTGGCTCGACGTCGACGCCGCCGTACGCCGGGTCAGCTACCCGCACGACGCCGAGGTGCTCGCCGCGTTCGCGGCGCTGCCGCCGGTCACCGGCACCGTGCTGCTGGTCCGGCACGCGCACGCCGGCAAGCGGGGCACCTGGTCCGGCCCGGACACCGGCCGGCCGCTGGACGCCGAGGGGCGGGCGCAGGCGCAGGCCCTGGCCGCCCTGGTGGCGCTGGTCCGCCCGGTCCGCCTGCTCTCCGCCTCGGCCCGCCGCTGCGTGCAGACCCTGGACCCGGCGGCCGCCCGGCTGGACCTGCCGATCGAGGTGGCCGGCGAGCTGGACGAGCCGCGCCCCGGCCAGCAGGCCGACGAGTGCGCCCTGGCCGGCGCGGCCCTGCTGACCGCGCTCGCCGCCGCCGGTGACCCGGTCGCGGTGTGCAGCCAGGGCAAGCTGATCCCCGGCATGCTGGAGCGGCTGACCGGCCGGTCCGACGACCTCACCACCCCGAAGGGCGGCGGCTGGCTGCTCGCCTTCACCGGCGACCGGCTGCACGCCGCCGACCGGCTGTAG
- a CDS encoding RNA degradosome polyphosphate kinase, which produces MSTPRERSDSPPDLLDPTAPRNGARPRGTDGRFRRPPEENAAVEAAAPDSAGLEESLDPVEGPGPGPDAPPPAAEPLPDDRFLNRELSWLDFNSRVLALAEDPRTPLLERAKFLAIFASNLDEFYMVRVAGLKRRLSAGLPVRGGDRLPLRTQLELIGERTAELVGRHAACFVDDVLPKLAAEDIRILRWSELDDAERERLRTWFREHIFPVLTPLAVDPAHPFPYISGRSLNLAVAVRDPDGGPELFARVKVPNNVPRFVRVAREQPGVRFLPVEDLISVHLGQLFSGMQVVECHLFRVTRNAEVEVDEDRDEDLLQALERELARRRFGPPVRLEVAASISDHMLELLVRELDMDGHDVLRVRGLLDLSALWQVYGETDRADLKDPPFVPATHPRLTEGEVPRSVFATLRDGDVLVHHPYHSFATSVQRFVEQAAADPNVLAIKQTLYRTSGDSPIVDALVDAAAAGKQVVVLVELKARFDEVANIGWARTLERAGCHVVYGLVGLKTHCKTALVVRQEGNQIRRYCHIGTGNYHPKTARLYEDFGMLTADPEIGADLTDLFNVLTGYSRQTAYRRLLVAPQGIRRGLVERIEREIEHVRLGMPGLVQFKVNSLVDEEVTDALYRASRAGVHVDLLIRGMCTLRPGVSGLSENIRVRSILGRFLEHSRIFRFGNNGDAEFWMGSADLMHRNLDRRVEALVQVSDPVARAELDHVLTAAFSPEVDAFELAGDGSWTRRTGTADTPLTHLQDLLLHRVGGTAG; this is translated from the coding sequence GTGAGCACCCCTCGCGAGCGTTCCGACAGCCCACCCGACCTCCTCGACCCGACCGCGCCCCGCAACGGCGCCCGGCCGCGCGGCACCGACGGCCGGTTCCGCCGCCCGCCCGAGGAGAACGCCGCCGTCGAGGCGGCCGCCCCCGACTCGGCCGGGCTGGAGGAGTCGCTCGACCCGGTCGAGGGGCCGGGCCCCGGGCCGGACGCCCCGCCGCCGGCGGCCGAGCCGCTGCCCGACGACCGCTTCCTCAACCGGGAGCTCTCCTGGCTCGACTTCAACTCCCGGGTGCTGGCGCTCGCCGAGGACCCGCGTACGCCGCTGCTGGAGCGGGCCAAGTTCCTCGCCATCTTCGCCAGCAACCTCGACGAGTTCTACATGGTCCGGGTGGCCGGGCTGAAGCGCCGGCTCTCCGCCGGCCTGCCGGTCCGCGGTGGAGACCGGCTGCCGCTGCGCACCCAGCTGGAGCTGATCGGGGAACGGACCGCCGAGCTGGTGGGCCGGCACGCCGCCTGCTTCGTCGACGACGTGCTGCCGAAGCTGGCCGCGGAGGACATCCGCATCCTGCGCTGGAGCGAGCTGGACGACGCCGAGCGGGAGCGGCTGCGCACCTGGTTCCGGGAGCACATCTTCCCGGTGCTGACCCCGCTGGCGGTCGACCCGGCGCACCCGTTCCCGTACATCTCGGGGCGGTCGCTGAACCTGGCCGTCGCGGTCCGCGACCCGGACGGCGGCCCGGAGCTGTTCGCCCGGGTCAAGGTGCCCAACAACGTGCCCCGTTTCGTCCGGGTGGCCCGCGAGCAGCCGGGGGTGCGTTTCCTGCCGGTGGAGGACCTCATCTCGGTGCACCTCGGGCAGCTCTTCTCCGGCATGCAGGTGGTCGAGTGCCACCTGTTCCGGGTCACCCGCAACGCCGAGGTGGAGGTGGACGAGGACCGCGACGAGGACCTGCTCCAGGCCCTGGAGCGGGAGCTGGCCCGCCGCCGGTTCGGCCCGCCGGTCCGGCTGGAGGTGGCCGCCTCCATCTCCGACCACATGCTGGAGCTGCTCGTCCGCGAGCTGGACATGGACGGCCACGACGTGCTGCGGGTACGCGGCCTGCTCGACCTCTCCGCCCTCTGGCAGGTGTACGGCGAGACCGACCGCGCCGACCTGAAGGACCCTCCGTTCGTGCCGGCCACCCACCCCCGGCTCACCGAGGGCGAGGTGCCGCGCAGCGTCTTCGCCACGCTGCGCGACGGGGACGTGCTGGTGCACCACCCGTACCACTCCTTCGCGACCAGCGTGCAGCGCTTCGTCGAGCAGGCCGCCGCCGACCCGAATGTGCTGGCCATCAAGCAGACCCTCTACCGCACCAGCGGCGACTCCCCGATCGTCGACGCGCTGGTCGACGCGGCCGCCGCCGGCAAGCAGGTGGTGGTGCTGGTGGAGCTGAAGGCGCGCTTCGACGAGGTGGCGAACATCGGCTGGGCGCGCACCCTGGAACGGGCCGGCTGCCACGTGGTCTACGGCCTGGTGGGGCTCAAGACGCACTGCAAGACGGCGCTGGTGGTCCGCCAGGAGGGCAACCAGATCCGCCGCTACTGCCACATCGGCACCGGCAACTACCACCCGAAGACCGCCCGGCTCTACGAGGACTTCGGGATGCTCACCGCCGACCCGGAGATCGGCGCCGACCTGACCGACCTGTTCAACGTGCTCACCGGCTACAGCCGGCAGACCGCGTACCGGCGGCTGCTGGTGGCCCCGCAGGGCATCCGCCGGGGCCTGGTCGAGCGGATCGAGCGGGAGATCGAGCACGTCCGGCTGGGCATGCCCGGCCTGGTGCAGTTCAAGGTGAACTCGCTGGTCGACGAGGAGGTCACCGACGCGCTGTACCGGGCGTCGCGGGCCGGCGTCCACGTCGACCTGCTGATCCGGGGCATGTGCACGCTGCGGCCCGGGGTGTCCGGGCTGTCGGAGAACATCCGGGTCCGCTCGATCCTCGGCCGGTTCCTGGAGCACTCCCGGATCTTCCGGTTCGGCAACAACGGCGACGCGGAGTTCTGGATGGGCTCGGCGGACCTGATGCACCGCAACCTGGACCGCCGGGTGGAGGCGCTGGTGCAGGTGAGCGACCCGGTCGCCCGGGCCGAACTGGACCACGTGCTCACCGCCGCGTTCAGCCCCGAGGTGGACGCGTTCGAGCTGGCCGGGGACGGCTCCTGGACGCGGCGTACCGGCACCGCCGACACGCCGCTGACCCACCTTCAGGACCTGCTCCTGCACCGGGTCGGCGGCACGGCCGGCTGA
- a CDS encoding HU family DNA-binding protein: MNKAELIEALAVRLGDRKTATAALDAVLAEVQAAVTKGDKVAITGFGAFEKRVRGARTARNPRTGEAVKVKKTSVPTFRPGAGFKEMVASGKVPKATAAAKKTTAAAAAKTTGAKATAAKKTTATAAAKKTTAAKATKTTAATKKAAPATKAAATKTTAAKKTTAAKSTAAKSTAAKKTTAAKSTAAKKTAAKKTTAAKKAPAKKAPAKKAATRR; encoded by the coding sequence GTGAACAAGGCCGAGCTCATCGAGGCGCTCGCCGTTCGCCTGGGGGACCGGAAAACGGCGACGGCCGCGCTCGACGCGGTTCTCGCTGAGGTCCAGGCGGCGGTCACCAAGGGCGACAAGGTGGCGATCACCGGCTTCGGAGCGTTCGAGAAGCGTGTCCGAGGCGCCCGAACAGCCCGGAACCCGCGGACCGGCGAGGCGGTGAAGGTCAAGAAGACCTCCGTCCCGACGTTCCGTCCGGGCGCCGGATTCAAGGAGATGGTGGCCAGCGGCAAGGTGCCGAAGGCCACGGCCGCGGCCAAGAAGACCACCGCGGCCGCCGCCGCGAAGACCACCGGCGCCAAGGCGACCGCGGCGAAGAAGACCACCGCGACCGCGGCCGCCAAGAAGACCACGGCGGCGAAGGCGACCAAGACCACCGCGGCGACCAAGAAGGCCGCGCCGGCCACCAAGGCCGCCGCGACCAAGACGACCGCGGCGAAGAAGACCACGGCCGCCAAGTCGACCGCGGCGAAGTCCACCGCGGCCAAGAAGACGACCGCGGCGAAGTCCACCGCGGCGAAGAAGACCGCGGCGAAGAAGACCACGGCCGCCAAGAAGGCGCCCGCGAAGAAGGCGCCGGCCAAGAAGGCCGCCACCCGGCGCTGA
- a CDS encoding IclR family transcriptional regulator, with translation MSGVGVLDKAVVILAACVDGASLAELVERTKLPRATAHRLAQALEIHRMLVRDTQGRWRPGPRLGELANAAPDVLLTAAEPLLAALRDATGESAQLYLRRADERICVAAAERASGLRDTVPVGSVLPMTAGSAAQILLAWEPPEAVMPLLPRSKFTGRTLAEVRRRGWAQSVAEREAGVASVSAPIRDRTGRVIASISISGPIERLGRRPGERHAMAVVRAGQRLSGL, from the coding sequence ATGAGCGGTGTCGGCGTTCTCGACAAGGCGGTGGTCATCCTGGCCGCCTGTGTCGACGGCGCCAGCCTGGCCGAACTCGTTGAACGCACCAAGCTGCCCCGGGCCACCGCGCACCGGCTGGCACAGGCGCTGGAGATCCACCGGATGCTGGTCCGGGACACCCAGGGACGCTGGCGCCCCGGCCCCCGGCTCGGTGAACTCGCCAACGCCGCGCCGGACGTGCTGCTGACCGCGGCCGAGCCGCTGCTCGCCGCGCTGCGCGACGCCACCGGGGAGAGCGCCCAGCTCTACCTGCGCCGCGCCGACGAGCGGATCTGCGTGGCCGCCGCCGAACGGGCCAGCGGCCTGCGGGACACCGTGCCGGTGGGCTCGGTGCTGCCGATGACGGCCGGCTCCGCGGCGCAGATCCTGCTCGCCTGGGAGCCGCCGGAGGCGGTGATGCCACTGCTGCCCCGCTCCAAGTTCACCGGCCGCACCCTCGCCGAGGTGCGCCGCCGGGGCTGGGCGCAGAGCGTCGCCGAACGCGAGGCCGGTGTGGCGAGCGTCTCCGCACCGATCCGCGACCGGACCGGCCGGGTGATCGCCTCGATCAGCATCTCCGGCCCGATCGAGCGCCTCGGCCGCCGCCCCGGCGAACGCCACGCCATGGCCGTGGTCCGCGCCGGCCAGCGCCTCTCCGGCCTCTGA
- a CDS encoding SigE family RNA polymerase sigma factor: MAQDDDERFRLFVQRQWGPLLRTAYLLTGDRGTAEDLTQSALEKTHRHWARILRRDAPEVYVRRVMVNTAISWRRRRRLPEVPLLPSDSAPARDAYAQVEERQLLLAALRRLPRRTQAVLVLRYFEDLSEADTARVLGCSVGSVKSQASRGLARLRGEVTRTSSQGSLRLQEESA, encoded by the coding sequence GTGGCACAGGACGACGACGAACGGTTCCGGCTGTTCGTCCAACGACAGTGGGGGCCGTTGCTGCGCACGGCCTACCTGCTGACCGGCGACCGGGGGACGGCCGAGGACCTGACCCAGTCGGCGCTGGAGAAGACCCACCGGCACTGGGCGCGGATCCTGCGCCGGGACGCGCCGGAGGTCTACGTACGCCGGGTGATGGTGAACACCGCCATCTCCTGGCGACGCCGGCGGCGGCTGCCGGAGGTTCCGCTGCTGCCCTCCGACAGCGCGCCGGCCCGGGACGCGTACGCGCAGGTGGAGGAGCGGCAGCTGCTTCTCGCCGCGCTGCGCCGGCTACCGCGCCGGACCCAGGCGGTACTGGTGCTGCGCTACTTCGAGGACCTCAGCGAGGCGGACACCGCCCGCGTCCTCGGCTGCTCCGTCGGCTCGGTGAAGAGCCAGGCGTCGCGCGGGTTGGCCCGGCTGCGCGGCGAGGTCACCCGCACCAGTTCGCAGGGTTCGCTACGGCTCCAGGAGGAATCGGCATGA